From a single Spongiibacter taiwanensis genomic region:
- a CDS encoding enoyl-CoA hydratase/isomerase family protein — translation MSVILVDSPSAHVRRVLINRPAKRNAIDFDVRQQMTEALLQLREDASVRAIVLGGVEGVFSAGGDVPSMGGLDEAGARARMQHIHALCRLVADSKVPVVSAVEGFCAGAAVGLALLGDHIVVGKSTKILFPFMRLGLVPDWGTLRTLPARVGVAVAKRIMTNGQMILADEALQIGLADSNAGEGDIMAAAVAQAETMAVLPGDAFYLLKQSLMHPSASLEQEWQREENDQAQLLTGPDFEEGFAAFNEKRDPDFVAAMQARQEGGKHD, via the coding sequence ATGAGTGTGATTCTGGTCGACAGTCCCTCCGCCCATGTTCGGCGGGTCTTGATCAATCGGCCCGCCAAGCGCAACGCCATTGATTTTGATGTGCGCCAGCAGATGACCGAGGCCCTGCTGCAATTGCGGGAAGACGCCAGTGTGCGGGCCATTGTGCTGGGCGGTGTGGAAGGCGTGTTCTCCGCCGGTGGTGATGTGCCCAGCATGGGCGGTCTGGATGAAGCCGGTGCCCGGGCGCGGATGCAACATATCCATGCGCTGTGTCGTCTGGTGGCCGACAGCAAGGTGCCGGTGGTGTCGGCGGTGGAAGGCTTTTGCGCGGGCGCTGCGGTGGGGTTGGCCCTGCTGGGTGATCATATTGTGGTGGGTAAAAGCACCAAGATTCTGTTCCCCTTTATGCGCCTGGGGCTGGTGCCGGACTGGGGCACCCTCCGCACCCTGCCAGCCCGGGTTGGGGTGGCCGTCGCCAAACGGATTATGACCAACGGCCAGATGATCCTGGCTGACGAGGCCCTGCAGATTGGCCTGGCCGACAGCAATGCCGGCGAGGGCGACATTATGGCGGCGGCGGTGGCCCAGGCCGAGACTATGGCGGTTCTGCCCGGCGATGCCTTTTACCTGCTCAAACAGAGCTTGATGCACCCCTCGGCCAGCCTTGAACAGGAATGGCAGCGGGAGGAAAACGACCAGGCTCAGCTGTTGACCGGCCCCGACTTTGAAGAGGGCTTTGCCGCCTTTAACGAAAAGCGCGACCCGGATTTTGTGGCGGCCATGCAGGCAAGACAAGAGGGAGGCAAACATGACTGA
- a CDS encoding enoyl-CoA hydratase-related protein — MTEALVKIAREGAVATITLNRPEKRNALDLALRGAIADAFRELEKDPAVLAIVITGGDEVFAAGADLNLLVDKGSQQVADIDLGQYWAPVANCSKPVVAAVSGFALGAGCELVMMCDIIVADDSARFGQPEARVGIMPGAGGSQRLIRAVGKAVASMMLMSGEAITGERAYQLGLISELAEPGQTLSRAQQLAKAASKMPPKAIAAIKRVLKQGADLPLDAALTMENREFLLLFDTEDKTEGMTAFLEKRKAEFKGR; from the coding sequence ATGACTGAGGCCCTGGTCAAGATAGCGCGAGAGGGCGCTGTTGCCACCATTACCCTCAACCGGCCGGAAAAACGCAATGCCCTGGATTTGGCTCTGCGCGGCGCGATTGCCGATGCCTTTCGGGAACTGGAAAAAGACCCCGCGGTTCTGGCCATTGTCATTACCGGCGGTGACGAGGTTTTTGCGGCCGGTGCCGACCTGAATTTGCTGGTGGATAAGGGCTCCCAGCAGGTGGCGGACATTGATCTGGGCCAGTACTGGGCCCCGGTAGCCAATTGCAGCAAGCCCGTGGTGGCGGCGGTGAGCGGCTTTGCCCTGGGCGCAGGCTGCGAGCTGGTAATGATGTGCGACATTATCGTCGCCGACGACAGCGCCCGCTTTGGTCAGCCCGAGGCGCGGGTGGGCATTATGCCCGGCGCCGGTGGCAGCCAACGTTTGATTCGGGCGGTAGGCAAGGCCGTGGCCAGCATGATGCTGATGAGCGGCGAGGCCATTACCGGCGAGCGGGCTTATCAGCTGGGGCTGATCAGTGAGTTGGCCGAGCCGGGGCAGACTTTGTCCCGGGCCCAGCAGTTGGCCAAGGCCGCCAGCAAAATGCCACCCAAGGCCATCGCGGCGATTAAGCGCGTATTGAAGCAGGGCGCGGACCTGCCCCTGGACGCGGCACTGACCATGGAAAACCGCGAGTTTTTGCTGCTGTTTGATACCGAAGACAAGACCGAGGGGATGACCGCGTTTTTGGAAAAGCGCAAGGCGGAGTTTAAAGGACGCTGA
- a CDS encoding 3-hydroxyacyl-CoA dehydrogenase — protein MREIKRIGVLGAGTMGRGIIQLFAQSGYEVFCFDSFAGAVPKAVDFVAGLLDRAVEKGRSTRDEADATMSRIHACDSLSQLADCDLVVEAIIETIEAKQAAFKELESVVSPSCILASNTSSLTVAEIAAACQHPERVAGLHFFNPVPLMKVAEIIAAVRSAPENIEALKTLIESCGHRGVVAADQPGFLVNHAGRGLYTEGLRIIEDQCASVQDVDTLMREAAGFKMGPFELLDLTGLDVSGKVMESIYSQFQHEARFRPSPLVAPRIAAGLFGRKSGEGWYRYDNNQRQDTPTLPVPVLPGAIGVWVDPAADDAAGLKALVEQGGATLSAQADTADLLLIQPWGWDVSTYCAERELDASRCVAIDPLPGLEKRCTLMISPITTVQARDAAHALLAQDAAVTLINDSPGFVCQRILATIVNIACNIVQRGIASVEDLEDAVRLGLGYPKGPLTIGEEIGAEKILAILEAMQVQTGDMRYRPSLWLSRRVRLGVSLLTEEANRR, from the coding sequence GTGAGAGAAATTAAACGCATTGGGGTTTTGGGCGCGGGCACTATGGGCCGCGGCATTATCCAGTTGTTTGCCCAATCCGGTTACGAGGTATTTTGCTTTGACAGTTTTGCCGGCGCGGTGCCCAAGGCCGTGGATTTTGTTGCCGGTCTGTTGGATCGGGCGGTGGAAAAAGGCCGCAGCACGCGGGACGAAGCCGATGCCACAATGTCCCGGATTCACGCTTGTGACAGCCTCAGTCAATTGGCCGACTGCGATCTGGTGGTCGAGGCCATTATTGAAACCATCGAGGCCAAGCAGGCGGCCTTTAAGGAGCTGGAGAGCGTGGTTTCGCCTTCCTGCATTCTGGCCAGTAATACCTCTTCCTTGACCGTGGCGGAAATCGCGGCGGCCTGCCAGCATCCGGAGCGGGTCGCCGGGCTGCATTTCTTTAATCCGGTGCCGCTGATGAAGGTGGCGGAAATTATCGCGGCGGTGCGCAGTGCGCCGGAGAATATCGAGGCCCTCAAAACATTGATTGAGTCCTGCGGCCACCGGGGTGTGGTCGCCGCCGATCAGCCCGGCTTTTTGGTGAACCATGCTGGACGCGGGCTGTACACCGAAGGTTTGCGCATTATCGAAGATCAGTGCGCGTCAGTGCAGGACGTGGATACCCTGATGCGTGAGGCCGCCGGATTCAAGATGGGCCCCTTTGAGCTACTGGACCTGACTGGGCTGGATGTGTCCGGCAAGGTGATGGAATCCATCTACAGCCAGTTTCAGCACGAAGCCCGCTTTCGGCCCTCACCCCTGGTTGCCCCGCGTATTGCGGCGGGGCTGTTTGGACGCAAATCCGGCGAGGGTTGGTATCGCTATGACAACAACCAGCGCCAGGATACGCCGACCTTGCCGGTGCCGGTGCTGCCCGGTGCCATCGGCGTGTGGGTAGACCCGGCAGCAGACGATGCGGCTGGCCTGAAAGCCCTGGTAGAGCAGGGCGGCGCGACCCTTTCTGCGCAAGCTGATACCGCCGATCTTCTGTTGATCCAGCCCTGGGGCTGGGATGTCAGCACCTACTGCGCGGAGCGAGAACTGGATGCCAGCCGCTGCGTGGCCATTGATCCGCTGCCGGGTTTGGAGAAACGCTGCACATTGATGATCAGTCCCATCACCACCGTGCAGGCCCGGGATGCGGCCCACGCGCTGCTGGCCCAGGACGCCGCCGTCACCCTTATCAATGACAGCCCCGGTTTTGTCTGCCAGCGCATTCTCGCCACCATCGTCAATATCGCCTGCAATATTGTCCAGCGCGGTATTGCCAGTGTCGAAGATCTGGAAGATGCCGTGCGGCTGGGTCTGGGCTATCCCAAAGGCCCTCTGACGATAGGTGAAGAAATCGGTGCTGAAAAAATCCTGGCGATTCTGGAAGCCATGCAGGTTCAAACCGGCGATATGCGCTACCGTCCCAGCTTGTGGTTGAGTCGCCGGGTAAGGCTCGGCGTGAGTCTTCTGACTGAGGAGGCGAATCGCCGATGA
- a CDS encoding acyl-CoA dehydrogenase, translating into MSTINIDYLEGWEGRSMQSVDDMSPFKAQALAAVFDRNTPVAAGDALPNGWQWLYFLDTPSSANTGADGHPATGEFLPPSPLPRRMWAAGKVLHHSPLLLGQSAEKKSTILSVDLKDGKSGTLLFVTVEHQISQAGTTCITEQQNLVYREMPAGPAPLPAGVPAPAEADWRDTLQPDPVLLFRYSALTYNGHRIHYDRDYAVNTEFYPGLVVHGPLLASLLSEALTRHYPGEQIASFDFRAQRPSFADRALTLCGQRQGNTVELWTVDEEGFIGMKATASLAEGGH; encoded by the coding sequence ATGAGTACGATCAATATCGATTACCTCGAGGGCTGGGAAGGCCGTTCCATGCAGTCCGTGGACGATATGAGTCCCTTTAAGGCCCAGGCCTTGGCAGCGGTGTTTGATCGCAATACACCTGTTGCAGCGGGCGATGCCCTGCCCAACGGCTGGCAATGGCTGTATTTTCTCGACACCCCCAGCAGCGCCAATACCGGGGCCGACGGTCACCCGGCTACCGGCGAGTTTTTGCCGCCCTCACCACTGCCTCGGCGGATGTGGGCGGCGGGCAAGGTACTGCACCATTCGCCACTACTGCTGGGGCAATCTGCAGAGAAAAAATCCACCATTCTGTCGGTGGATCTAAAAGACGGCAAAAGCGGCACTCTGCTGTTTGTCACGGTGGAGCACCAGATTTCCCAGGCGGGTACAACCTGCATCACCGAGCAACAGAATCTGGTTTACCGGGAGATGCCCGCTGGTCCGGCGCCGCTGCCTGCTGGTGTGCCCGCGCCTGCTGAGGCGGACTGGCGCGACACCCTGCAGCCCGACCCGGTGCTGCTGTTTCGCTACTCCGCCCTGACCTACAACGGCCACCGAATTCACTATGACCGGGACTACGCGGTTAACACCGAATTCTATCCGGGCCTGGTGGTGCACGGTCCGCTGCTGGCCAGCTTGTTATCCGAGGCGCTGACTCGCCACTACCCGGGCGAGCAGATCGCCAGCTTTGATTTTCGCGCCCAGCGCCCCAGCTTTGCCGACCGGGCCTTGACTCTGTGTGGCCAGCGTCAGGGCAACACCGTGGAGCTTTGGACGGTGGATGAAGAGGGCTTTATTGGCATGAAGGCGACGGCAAGCCTTGCCGAGGGAGGGCACTAA
- a CDS encoding HpcH/HpaI aldolase/citrate lyase family protein, which produces MQAKPAWRSMLFLPAHVEKFVAKAHTRGADACILDLEDSVPQDQKALARRAIAAGASQISGHNVGVLVRINNDAEANPQAPLLAADIAAAVRPGVSALVIPKVNDGAVLQRVDALVSQAEANQGLAQGCINLVAQIEDVRGLPHLDEISCATKRLLGMSLGSEDFSASVGMQPTPEALYQPNQMVVFACRRANILPFGFPSSIAEYSDEVAFTASVKKAVEMGFVGAFCIHPAQAAMLNAGFSPSPEEIADAEDLLAALAQAEAEGRGAFAYKGKMIDPPVIARARETLRRAASLVR; this is translated from the coding sequence ATGCAAGCAAAACCCGCCTGGCGCTCGATGCTGTTCCTGCCTGCCCACGTGGAAAAATTTGTTGCCAAGGCCCACACCCGGGGCGCTGATGCCTGCATTCTGGATCTGGAAGACAGCGTGCCCCAAGACCAGAAAGCACTGGCACGCCGCGCCATAGCGGCCGGGGCCAGCCAGATCAGCGGCCATAACGTCGGTGTGCTGGTGCGGATCAATAACGATGCCGAGGCCAATCCCCAGGCGCCGCTGCTGGCGGCGGATATTGCCGCGGCGGTGCGCCCCGGTGTCAGTGCCCTGGTGATTCCCAAGGTGAATGATGGCGCGGTGCTGCAGCGGGTGGACGCGCTGGTCAGTCAGGCCGAGGCCAACCAAGGTTTGGCTCAGGGCTGTATTAACTTGGTGGCGCAGATTGAGGATGTACGGGGGCTGCCGCATCTGGATGAGATTTCCTGCGCCACTAAACGCCTGTTAGGGATGAGCCTGGGCTCGGAAGACTTCTCCGCCTCGGTGGGCATGCAGCCAACACCCGAGGCCCTGTACCAGCCCAATCAGATGGTGGTGTTTGCCTGCCGCCGGGCCAATATTTTGCCCTTTGGCTTTCCCTCGTCGATTGCCGAGTACAGTGATGAAGTGGCTTTTACCGCCAGCGTAAAAAAGGCGGTGGAGATGGGCTTTGTTGGCGCCTTTTGTATCCATCCCGCCCAGGCGGCAATGTTGAATGCGGGCTTTAGCCCCAGCCCGGAGGAGATTGCCGATGCCGAGGACCTGCTGGCGGCCTTGGCCCAGGCCGAGGCGGAGGGCCGGGGCGCCTTTGCCTACAAGGGCAAAATGATTGATCCACCGGTGATTGCCCGGGCCCGTGAAACCCTGCGCAGAGCGGCCAGTCTGGTCCGCTGA
- a CDS encoding acyl-CoA dehydrogenase family protein, which yields MTLASLPQTAAIQASLAQLREHLASVTGALAQQCASKGKLDSARLDGRQVASFELAWANAELLAAEQALTVWAGSSDELEMRLSAIFIAEAMTLLRDRLEAIELDVDDTAVDALGAIFNGAAPRALRKLVLGDQFLQDTAELMAQHPERIAKVSLNEDLGMVQDMFRRFAADEVAPLAEEIHRQDLIVPEDKLLKPLREMGVFGLSIPEQYGGSAPNDRDDNMTMVVVTEALSEASLAAAGSLITRPEILSRALLSGGTEAQKQAWLPRIAQGQPLCGIAITEPDYGSDVASLKLKGTKTEGGWLLNGAKTWCTFAGKAGVMMVVTRTDPDTSKGYRGLSLLLAEKPSFDGHDFDHTQEGGGRIVGRAIPTIGYRGMHSFDVSFENYFVPDANVIGEEGGLGKGFYYTMAGMMGGRMQTAARASGVMRAALLAALRYAQERKVFGQPLLEYSLTASKLARMGARYAASRYLAYAVARILDAGGGRMEASLVKLFACRSAEIITREALQIHGGMGYAEEMPVSRYFVDARVLSIFEGAEETLALKVIARSLLEGALQEDAA from the coding sequence ATGACTTTAGCTTCCCTTCCCCAAACCGCAGCCATTCAGGCCAGTCTGGCCCAGCTGCGCGAACACCTGGCAAGCGTTACGGGCGCCTTGGCGCAGCAATGCGCCAGTAAGGGCAAACTCGATAGCGCGCGGCTGGATGGTCGCCAGGTGGCCAGCTTTGAATTGGCCTGGGCCAATGCCGAATTGCTGGCTGCCGAACAGGCGCTGACCGTGTGGGCGGGCAGCAGTGATGAGCTTGAAATGCGGCTGTCGGCCATCTTTATTGCCGAGGCAATGACCTTGCTGCGGGATAGGCTGGAAGCCATAGAACTGGATGTGGACGACACGGCCGTCGATGCCCTGGGCGCTATTTTTAACGGCGCTGCCCCCCGGGCGCTGCGCAAACTGGTATTGGGGGATCAGTTTCTGCAAGACACCGCTGAGCTGATGGCCCAGCACCCCGAGCGCATTGCCAAGGTCAGCCTCAATGAAGACCTGGGCATGGTCCAGGATATGTTCCGCCGCTTTGCCGCTGATGAGGTGGCGCCCCTGGCCGAAGAGATCCACCGTCAGGACCTGATTGTGCCCGAGGACAAACTCCTTAAGCCGCTGCGGGAGATGGGCGTGTTCGGCCTGTCGATCCCCGAGCAGTACGGCGGCAGCGCCCCCAATGATCGCGACGACAATATGACCATGGTGGTGGTGACGGAGGCTTTATCGGAAGCCTCTCTGGCGGCAGCGGGCAGCTTGATAACCCGCCCGGAAATTCTGTCCAGAGCCTTGCTAAGCGGCGGCACCGAGGCGCAGAAGCAGGCCTGGCTGCCCCGCATCGCCCAGGGCCAGCCCCTGTGCGGTATTGCCATCACCGAGCCGGACTACGGCAGTGATGTGGCCAGCCTGAAACTCAAAGGCACCAAAACCGAAGGGGGCTGGCTGCTCAATGGCGCCAAAACCTGGTGCACCTTTGCCGGCAAGGCCGGGGTGATGATGGTGGTGACCCGCACTGACCCCGACACCAGCAAGGGCTATCGGGGCCTGAGTTTGCTGCTGGCGGAGAAGCCCTCTTTCGACGGGCACGATTTTGATCACACCCAGGAGGGCGGCGGTCGTATTGTTGGCCGGGCGATTCCCACCATCGGTTATCGCGGCATGCACTCCTTTGATGTGTCCTTTGAAAATTACTTTGTGCCTGACGCCAATGTGATTGGTGAAGAGGGCGGCTTAGGCAAGGGCTTTTACTACACCATGGCCGGGATGATGGGCGGGCGGATGCAAACGGCAGCCCGGGCCAGCGGCGTCATGCGGGCGGCCTTGCTGGCGGCCTTGCGTTATGCCCAGGAGCGCAAGGTCTTTGGTCAGCCGCTGCTGGAGTATTCCCTTACTGCGTCCAAACTGGCGCGGATGGGGGCCCGCTACGCGGCGAGTCGCTATCTGGCCTATGCCGTGGCGCGAATACTCGATGCCGGCGGCGGGCGCATGGAGGCTAGTCTGGTGAAACTGTTTGCCTGCCGCAGCGCAGAAATCATTACCCGCGAAGCTTTGCAGATTCACGGCGGTATGGGCTACGCCGAAGAAATGCCGGTAAGCCGATATTTTGTCGATGCCCGGGTGTTATCCATTTTTGAAGGTGCCGAAGAAACCCTGGCTCTGAAGGTGATCGCCCGCAGTTTGCTGGAAGGGGCTCTGCAGGAGGACGCCGCGTGA
- a CDS encoding CoA transferase — translation MSEQPAILKGMRLVELSAFVAAPLGGMTLAQMGAEVIRIDRPQGGLDYRRWPVTEDDTSLFWAGLNKHKRSVAIDIATPEGQELAQALICAPGEDAGMLLTNFPARGWLDYEALAKQRSDLIQLTIQGDRHGGSAVDYTLNPRLGLPYLTGPVREGRDQVVNHVLPAWDLVTGQMAAVGLLAAERHRLRSGQGQHVKLPLEDVALSVMAHLGFIAEAQLGIERQGCGNDLFGAFGRDFVSADGERVMVVGLSLKQWQAIVKAADIADEVANLASRLNVDLRKEGERFKAREQLAELLGPWIQARPFAEVAARFDECGVCWGRYQSVKQLVDSDPACSLDNPMFNKVNQPGVGQILSPSVPLNFASGRLPAQTAPELGQHSEEVLSEVLGLDGAALGRLVDKGVVGVA, via the coding sequence GTGAGTGAGCAGCCCGCCATTCTCAAGGGCATGCGCCTGGTGGAATTGTCCGCCTTTGTGGCGGCACCCCTGGGCGGCATGACCCTGGCCCAGATGGGCGCCGAGGTGATTCGTATTGATCGCCCCCAGGGCGGCCTGGATTACCGGCGCTGGCCGGTGACCGAGGATGACACCAGCTTATTCTGGGCTGGCCTGAACAAACACAAGCGCTCAGTCGCCATTGATATTGCCACACCGGAAGGGCAGGAGCTGGCCCAGGCCCTGATTTGCGCCCCCGGCGAAGACGCCGGCATGTTGCTGACCAACTTTCCCGCCCGGGGCTGGCTGGACTATGAGGCCCTGGCCAAGCAGCGCTCTGACCTGATTCAGTTAACCATTCAGGGAGATCGTCACGGCGGCTCGGCGGTGGACTACACCCTGAATCCGCGCCTCGGGCTGCCTTATTTAACGGGGCCGGTTCGCGAGGGCCGGGATCAGGTGGTCAATCATGTGCTGCCTGCCTGGGATCTGGTCACCGGGCAGATGGCTGCGGTCGGGCTACTGGCCGCCGAGCGCCATCGCCTGCGCAGTGGCCAAGGCCAGCATGTCAAACTCCCATTGGAAGACGTGGCCCTGTCTGTGATGGCCCACCTCGGTTTTATTGCCGAGGCGCAACTCGGTATTGAACGGCAGGGCTGTGGTAATGACCTGTTCGGGGCCTTTGGTCGGGACTTTGTTAGCGCCGACGGCGAGCGGGTGATGGTGGTTGGCCTGTCGCTCAAGCAGTGGCAGGCCATTGTGAAAGCGGCCGATATTGCCGATGAAGTGGCTAATCTGGCAAGTCGGCTAAATGTCGATTTGCGTAAGGAAGGGGAACGCTTTAAAGCGAGGGAGCAATTGGCTGAGCTGCTTGGCCCCTGGATTCAAGCCAGACCTTTTGCGGAAGTGGCCGCTCGTTTTGATGAGTGCGGCGTGTGCTGGGGTCGCTACCAGAGCGTGAAGCAACTGGTGGATAGCGATCCGGCCTGCTCGCTGGATAACCCCATGTTCAACAAAGTAAACCAGCCGGGTGTTGGCCAAATTCTGTCGCCCAGTGTGCCGCTGAATTTTGCTAGCGGTCGCTTGCCCGCTCAGACTGCTCCTGAACTTGGCCAGCACAGTGAGGAAGTATTAAGCGAAGTACTTGGCTTGGATGGCGCCGCGCTGGGGCGTTTGGTGGACAAGGGCGTGGTCGGCGTTGCCTAA
- a CDS encoding CaiB/BaiF CoA transferase family protein encodes MGPLANLRVIELVGLGPGPFVGMMLADMGAEVIVVDRQGNGEAPQLKRDIHRRGKKSILLDLKSGEDRETLLQLCEVSDVIFEGYRPGVAEKLGIGPEDCLARNPALVYGRMTGWGQTGPLATSAGHDINYISIVGALHAMGHADRPPTPPLNLLGDYAGAMFMAFGIVSAVLSARQTGRGQVVDTAMTDSVNAMMGLFYSAKDTGIWGQQREANFLDGGAHYYRVYETADGKYMSLGAIEPKFMKLFLQLAELPETLLQEHGSPVRWPELREVIGARFKQQTQEQWRAIFDGTDACVAPVIPFWEAHQHPHNVAREAFVELEDMVQPAPAPKFSATPGSAGLRPEPGQHQQEVLALIGR; translated from the coding sequence ATGGGGCCACTGGCAAATCTCCGGGTAATCGAATTAGTGGGTCTGGGTCCTGGACCCTTTGTCGGCATGATGCTGGCCGATATGGGGGCCGAAGTCATTGTGGTGGATCGCCAGGGCAACGGCGAGGCGCCGCAGTTAAAGCGGGATATTCACCGCCGGGGCAAGAAGTCGATTTTGCTCGACCTCAAGTCCGGCGAGGATAGAGAGACGCTGCTGCAACTGTGTGAAGTGTCGGACGTTATTTTTGAGGGTTATCGGCCCGGTGTGGCCGAAAAGCTCGGCATTGGTCCGGAGGATTGTCTGGCACGCAATCCCGCACTGGTTTATGGCCGCATGACTGGTTGGGGCCAGACTGGTCCGCTGGCAACGAGTGCCGGTCACGACATCAATTACATTTCCATTGTTGGCGCCTTGCACGCGATGGGTCATGCTGATCGCCCGCCGACCCCGCCGCTCAATTTGCTGGGGGATTATGCCGGTGCCATGTTTATGGCCTTTGGTATTGTCTCTGCGGTACTCAGTGCCAGGCAAACAGGGCGCGGTCAGGTCGTGGATACGGCCATGACCGACAGCGTAAATGCCATGATGGGTCTGTTTTATTCAGCCAAAGACACCGGCATCTGGGGCCAGCAGCGCGAGGCAAATTTCCTCGATGGTGGTGCCCATTATTATCGGGTGTATGAAACCGCCGATGGCAAATACATGTCCCTGGGCGCGATAGAGCCGAAGTTCATGAAGCTTTTTCTTCAATTGGCGGAGCTGCCCGAAACCCTGCTTCAGGAGCATGGCAGTCCGGTGAGGTGGCCGGAGTTACGCGAGGTCATTGGCGCCCGGTTCAAGCAACAGACACAGGAGCAATGGCGGGCCATCTTTGATGGTACCGACGCCTGTGTCGCGCCGGTGATTCCCTTCTGGGAAGCCCACCAGCATCCCCATAACGTTGCTCGCGAGGCCTTTGTTGAACTTGAAGATATGGTGCAGCCAGCGCCGGCGCCAAAATTTTCAGCGACGCCGGGTAGTGCCGGTCTGCGTCCAGAGCCAGGCCAGCACCAGCAGGAAGTGCTGGCCTTGATCGGACGTTAA
- a CDS encoding acyl-CoA carboxylase subunit beta: MPDQHSLANQLDEQKRKCLDEARPEAVEYQHQRGKLTARERVALLLDDDSFNEFGALVIPDCEGRIEPEHVADGLITGWGTINQRAVLLCSADYTVNGGSNGSLGLKKMQRCFELALAHGVPSVQLLEGVGHRISEGLDSRLFAEGVASIAVQAGLSGWVPTVAAVLGPSFAAMTIVASLCDFVVMVRGTSALGIAPPPLVKAAIGETIDTQALGGADVQANRNGVADYLVDTEADAMAIIRQYLSYFPQNADEKAPVVDAKPPDPDFARSLATLIPEDKRTPYNVKHAIYGIVDQGSVLEVKAGYARNIVCCLARIGGQSIGIIANQTNYLAGALDSPACEKASHFLCLCDAFGIPILSLMDLPGFMVGKDAESSKLARRSARLFYEFARISVPSYTVVLRKAFGAAYMAMNGGRSYKADLSLAWPTAEFAAMNVETAINVAYKRQIASAAEPDKARADITAKVRKNLGPLRAASGFGIDDVISPEQTRDYLLQAMNRSGKRKAGRSGVPRHRHIPPI, encoded by the coding sequence ATGCCCGACCAACACAGCTTGGCAAATCAACTCGATGAGCAAAAGCGGAAATGCCTCGATGAGGCAAGGCCCGAAGCAGTTGAATACCAACACCAACGAGGCAAGTTGACGGCCCGGGAACGCGTTGCGCTGTTGCTCGACGACGACAGCTTCAACGAGTTTGGTGCACTGGTGATTCCCGACTGCGAGGGCCGCATAGAACCGGAGCATGTTGCCGACGGCTTGATTACCGGATGGGGGACCATCAATCAGCGCGCCGTACTTCTCTGTAGCGCTGACTACACGGTCAACGGTGGGAGCAACGGCAGTCTCGGGCTGAAGAAAATGCAGCGCTGTTTTGAACTGGCCTTGGCCCACGGTGTGCCTTCTGTTCAGCTGCTCGAAGGCGTAGGGCACCGCATTTCCGAGGGTTTGGACAGCCGCCTGTTTGCCGAAGGCGTAGCAAGCATTGCCGTGCAGGCCGGACTTTCGGGCTGGGTTCCTACCGTGGCTGCTGTGCTGGGGCCTAGCTTCGCCGCGATGACGATTGTGGCTTCCCTGTGTGATTTTGTGGTCATGGTCAGAGGCACCTCTGCACTTGGTATCGCGCCTCCCCCCCTGGTCAAAGCGGCCATTGGCGAAACCATTGACACCCAGGCACTGGGTGGCGCTGACGTACAGGCTAACCGCAATGGCGTAGCCGACTATCTTGTCGACACAGAAGCCGACGCCATGGCGATCATCCGCCAATACCTTTCCTATTTCCCCCAAAATGCCGACGAGAAAGCACCTGTCGTCGACGCAAAGCCGCCAGACCCGGACTTTGCCAGAAGCCTGGCCACCTTGATCCCCGAGGATAAGCGCACCCCTTATAATGTGAAACACGCCATTTACGGCATTGTCGATCAAGGCAGTGTGCTGGAAGTCAAAGCCGGGTACGCCCGCAACATAGTTTGCTGCCTGGCCCGTATCGGTGGTCAATCCATCGGCATCATTGCCAATCAGACCAACTATCTGGCCGGAGCGCTGGACTCCCCCGCCTGCGAAAAGGCATCCCACTTTCTCTGCCTTTGCGATGCCTTCGGCATCCCTATTTTGTCGCTGATGGACCTGCCAGGATTTATGGTCGGCAAAGACGCGGAAAGCAGTAAATTGGCCCGCCGCAGTGCCCGGCTGTTTTATGAGTTTGCAAGGATAAGTGTACCGAGCTACACCGTGGTGCTGCGCAAGGCCTTCGGTGCGGCCTATATGGCGATGAACGGCGGCCGTAGCTACAAGGCTGACCTGAGTCTGGCCTGGCCGACGGCAGAATTTGCTGCCATGAATGTGGAGACGGCCATCAATGTCGCCTATAAGCGTCAAATAGCCTCTGCTGCCGAACCAGACAAGGCCCGCGCTGACATCACCGCAAAAGTGCGCAAAAATCTCGGCCCATTACGGGCTGCAAGCGGCTTTGGTATCGACGACGTTATTTCGCCCGAGCAGACCCGCGACTATCTGTTGCAAGCGATGAACCGCTCCGGCAAACGCAAGGCAGGCCGCAGCGGCGTGCCTCGGCACCGCCACATCCCACCGATTTAA